One cyanobiont of Ornithocercus magnificus DNA segment encodes these proteins:
- a CDS encoding zinc ABC transporter substrate-binding protein translates to MFHRKRRKGVNLIGSSALHQHTLYLITPTLFFLSAISTVVPSAAKQLPVVVAADGVLCDLSRTLAGNQVQVVCLVPPGADPHSFVLKPSDRRSLDLARLILINGYGLTPTLRKIRDVSTVVPVAERAVPQNQANSDPHVWHDPAQAKAMLMVVRNHLQMLVGPNRKQAKELQRRAWAAANVLDDLADWTTDQISTVPKTKRVLVSEHRAFSAFARRYDIREVPLIDDYTTGGMLRPDTLRKITKSVRASGTQVLFAEALPPSKILSRMSQSSAIPVASAALVADGLASGRSLIQTATDNVCTFVTAQGGRCDNKGAGVLQQRWATLHVNPAPM, encoded by the coding sequence ATGTTTCATAGAAAGAGACGTAAAGGAGTTAACCTTATTGGTAGTAGTGCTCTACACCAGCATACGCTCTACCTGATTACTCCCACGTTATTTTTTCTGTCAGCGATCAGCACAGTTGTGCCATCAGCAGCTAAGCAACTACCAGTCGTAGTTGCCGCTGACGGCGTCCTTTGCGACCTCAGCCGTACGCTGGCTGGCAACCAAGTTCAGGTTGTTTGCCTTGTCCCTCCAGGTGCTGATCCTCACAGCTTTGTTCTTAAACCCAGTGATCGCCGTAGCCTTGACCTAGCTCGCCTGATACTAATCAATGGTTATGGTCTAACCCCAACGCTGCGCAAGATCCGCGACGTTAGTACTGTAGTGCCAGTAGCTGAGCGGGCAGTACCACAAAATCAAGCTAATTCTGATCCGCATGTTTGGCATGACCCTGCTCAGGCAAAGGCAATGCTGATGGTTGTTAGAAACCATCTTCAGATGCTGGTAGGACCAAATCGAAAGCAGGCTAAAGAGTTGCAACGGCGAGCCTGGGCAGCTGCGAATGTACTTGATGATCTTGCAGACTGGACTACTGACCAGATTAGTACCGTGCCTAAGACAAAGCGCGTACTAGTTAGTGAACATCGTGCTTTTTCAGCCTTTGCGCGCCGCTATGATATTCGAGAAGTTCCTTTAATAGATGACTATACTACCGGTGGCATGCTTCGCCCAGACACCCTTCGGAAGATTACCAAGAGTGTACGCGCCTCGGGCACACAAGTTCTCTTTGCTGAAGCATTACCACCGTCAAAGATCCTGAGTAGGATGAGTCAGAGCAGTGCCATTCCAGTTGCTTCAGCCGCACTAGTTGCTGACGGCCTCGCATCTGGGCGAAGTCTAATACAAACTGCCACAGATAACGTCTGCACATTTGTCACAGCACAGGGCGGCAGATGCGATAACAAAGGGGCCGGCGTGCTGCAGCAGCGTTGGGCTACTTTGCACGTGAATCCTGCACCCATGTGA
- a CDS encoding Crp/Fnr family transcriptional regulator: protein MPVGQTVLLDPASRQGETSLQVMEGLARVYCPCEETEGMTLAFLKSGDHLRTDRLCSEGVCIEALTPLCFCSNGEFAQDRGFDAVNEWTLQLLRIRHLSSAEQRLHALLALLVNRLGRRCGDWCVLPFRPTHERFGELIGATRVTSTRLLSRLRRLGQLQAPAGQSQLQLSPDLILSAPLLMN from the coding sequence ATGCCAGTTGGGCAAACTGTCCTACTTGACCCTGCGAGTCGACAGGGCGAAACAAGCCTTCAGGTCATGGAAGGCTTAGCCCGGGTTTACTGTCCTTGCGAAGAAACCGAAGGAATGACCCTGGCATTCCTGAAATCCGGTGACCATCTACGTACTGACCGTCTGTGTAGTGAAGGTGTGTGTATTGAGGCACTAACTCCGCTCTGCTTTTGCAGTAATGGAGAATTTGCTCAAGATAGGGGCTTTGACGCTGTAAATGAGTGGACCCTCCAACTTCTTCGCATCCGTCACCTTAGCTCTGCAGAGCAACGGTTGCATGCGTTGCTAGCTCTGTTGGTCAACCGTCTTGGCCGCCGCTGCGGTGACTGGTGTGTTTTACCATTCCGCCCCACCCATGAACGGTTTGGTGAACTGATAGGAGCTACAAGGGTGACTTCTACTCGACTGCTCTCACGCCTTCGTCGTCTTGGCCAGCTCCAGGCTCCAGCGGGACAGTCACAGCTCCAGCTTTCTCCTGACCTGATCCTATCCGCGCCGCTACTGATGAATTAA
- a CDS encoding ferritin, translating to MTDSRTVITPPIGIAVGPAGRAMAEQMEREVLLATQQHLNMERQAHTAYFAAAIWFAERELRGFAHYYRQEALDELDHAARFGDYLISRGQTVELQPLDAPYQSWVSPEDVLVQAFRMESDVTTSLHQIYALAEQSSDMRTTVFLDPMLEKQTRAEHEAAYLLGRVRLAEQQAAAILLVDDELGRGQSTPAQLSSGNTLISS from the coding sequence ATGACTGACTCAAGGACCGTAATCACTCCTCCGATTGGCATCGCTGTTGGTCCTGCTGGGCGTGCCATGGCTGAGCAAATGGAACGTGAGGTGTTGCTGGCGACACAGCAACACCTCAATATGGAACGCCAGGCACATACAGCCTACTTTGCAGCTGCTATCTGGTTTGCTGAGCGTGAGCTCCGTGGCTTCGCCCACTATTACCGACAGGAAGCCCTTGATGAACTAGATCATGCTGCACGCTTTGGCGACTATCTAATATCCCGCGGACAGACGGTGGAACTACAGCCGCTAGACGCCCCATATCAAAGTTGGGTTTCGCCTGAAGATGTTCTAGTCCAAGCTTTCCGGATGGAATCAGATGTCACCACATCCCTACATCAGATTTATGCATTAGCGGAACAGTCTTCTGACATGCGTACAACAGTTTTTCTAGATCCAATGCTGGAGAAGCAAACTCGAGCTGAGCATGAGGCTGCTTATTTGCTTGGCCGAGTGCGCCTTGCGGAGCAACAGGCAGCCGCCATACTGCTAGTCGATGATGAACTAGGCCGTGGTCAGAGTACACCGGCTCAGCTAAGCTCTGGTAACACACTTATCAGTTCCTGA
- a CDS encoding signal peptidase I: protein MHDTQSSNGSGQTEFSWRQLLLWLLLALLLRWLVVEPRWIPSGSMLPTLAVKDRILVEKLRPRLNREGLPLGSIVVFRAPTLLVKGGYDPQAALIKRVVGRPGDILEVRDGYLWRNGRPNDVLPSTGAIGYNMGPVLVQPHQLWVLGDNRNASLDSHLWGPLPEKNVIGTAVWRYWPPNRFGPIRFPDHRNHGQQGATAITSLG, encoded by the coding sequence ATGCATGACACTCAGTCATCAAACGGATCTGGGCAAACTGAATTCTCTTGGCGCCAGCTTCTACTGTGGCTGCTGTTGGCATTACTGTTGCGCTGGTTGGTGGTCGAGCCACGCTGGATTCCATCTGGATCAATGTTGCCAACATTGGCGGTCAAAGACCGGATTTTGGTAGAAAAGCTCCGGCCTAGATTAAATCGGGAAGGGCTACCGCTTGGCAGCATCGTGGTATTTCGGGCGCCCACCTTACTGGTCAAGGGAGGTTATGACCCTCAGGCTGCCCTAATTAAGCGTGTAGTTGGTCGCCCAGGCGATATCCTGGAGGTTAGAGATGGCTATCTCTGGCGTAATGGGCGCCCTAACGATGTTCTTCCTAGCACCGGAGCTATCGGCTACAACATGGGGCCGGTGCTAGTACAACCACATCAACTCTGGGTTCTGGGGGATAACCGCAATGCCAGTCTTGACTCTCATCTCTGGGGACCACTGCCGGAGAAAAACGTGATTGGTACTGCTGTTTGGCGCTACTGGCCTCCCAACCGATTCGGTCCGATTCGGTTCCCCGACCATCGCAACCACGGTCAGCAAGGAGCGACTGCGATAACGTCATTGGGGTGA
- a CDS encoding 2-succinyl-5-enolpyruvyl-6-hydroxy-3-cyclohexene-1-carboxylic-acid synthase — MAAGALARQHHLQLISALDERSAAFVALGIATATGRGVVVVTTSGTAVANLLPAAVEADRSTQPLLLLTADRPKRLKECGANQAVNQEAFLQPVCRWFGSSHLDGMQQLTLSNIQFLANQAWHIAHGLGGSNPPGPVHLNLPMEEPLHASLEDQRCLFGHLGHRSTGATNIIYALPDQSVGRASSLPSRLSLKLQHPGVILAGPWRGLESRLPAFQDALCDLQVCCGWPVLADPLSAVPADCPGRIEVWEPLLEVLPQPFDNLQILRLGPLSASRSLENWLRQQRGLQLLISEGDTRRLDPLGCALQDGMGLANWWQQQFWDQETSANKDLLACWKTSDRRARAYLDRELPLSGPASEPALARGLARLIPHDIPIMLAASSPVRDWLSWSGGRRCYGFRGASGIDGTLSLGLGLAIGHGQTVLITGDLALIHDSNGWLLTRPDGPHLLVILIDNNGGGIFEQLPLTLDPITAFESLFAMPQRVDPLALAASHGVPHCQLTHLEDLEEALVWGLNQNGPALLRICTDRRRDAALRHQLRHQLIEDLSSADSE; from the coding sequence ATGGCTGCTGGTGCTCTAGCAAGGCAGCATCATCTGCAGCTAATTTCCGCCCTTGATGAACGATCTGCTGCCTTTGTTGCTCTTGGCATAGCTACAGCCACCGGTCGTGGAGTTGTTGTAGTTACCACAAGTGGTACAGCTGTTGCCAATCTATTGCCGGCTGCTGTCGAGGCTGATCGTTCAACCCAGCCACTATTGCTTCTTACTGCTGACCGCCCCAAACGTTTAAAGGAGTGTGGCGCTAACCAAGCCGTTAACCAAGAAGCGTTTCTGCAACCAGTTTGTCGCTGGTTTGGCAGTAGCCACTTAGATGGCATGCAGCAACTTACACTCTCTAATATACAGTTTTTGGCTAACCAAGCCTGGCACATAGCACATGGGCTGGGCGGTTCCAATCCTCCAGGACCAGTGCATCTCAATTTGCCGATGGAGGAGCCCCTACATGCTTCACTTGAGGACCAGCGTTGCTTGTTCGGCCACCTAGGTCACCGCAGTACGGGCGCTACTAACATAATTTATGCGCTGCCAGACCAGAGCGTTGGCAGGGCCAGCTCATTGCCTTCCAGACTTAGTCTTAAGCTACAACATCCAGGAGTTATCTTAGCTGGCCCCTGGCGAGGCTTGGAAAGCCGTCTGCCAGCGTTTCAGGATGCTTTGTGCGATCTTCAAGTTTGCTGTGGATGGCCAGTGTTAGCAGATCCACTTAGTGCTGTGCCTGCTGATTGTCCTGGCCGAATTGAGGTATGGGAACCTTTGCTCGAGGTTTTGCCCCAGCCCTTTGACAATCTGCAAATTCTCCGATTGGGGCCGCTAAGTGCCAGTCGCAGTTTAGAAAACTGGCTGCGGCAACAGCGAGGACTGCAACTACTGATTAGCGAGGGGGACACACGCCGGCTTGACCCTCTTGGCTGTGCTCTTCAAGATGGGATGGGACTTGCAAACTGGTGGCAACAGCAGTTCTGGGATCAAGAGACAAGCGCAAATAAAGATCTGCTTGCCTGCTGGAAGACTAGTGACCGCCGTGCCCGTGCCTATCTTGACCGAGAGCTGCCGCTTAGTGGTCCAGCTAGTGAACCTGCGCTGGCACGTGGGTTAGCGCGTCTAATCCCCCATGACATCCCTATAATGCTGGCAGCTAGCAGTCCAGTGCGGGACTGGCTCTCCTGGAGCGGTGGCAGGCGCTGCTACGGCTTTCGTGGTGCCTCAGGCATTGACGGCACACTGTCGCTGGGTCTTGGTTTGGCGATAGGTCATGGCCAGACTGTGCTGATAACAGGTGATCTAGCACTTATACATGACAGCAATGGCTGGTTACTGACCCGTCCTGATGGCCCACATTTGCTAGTGATCCTAATCGACAACAACGGCGGCGGTATCTTTGAACAGTTGCCACTCACTCTCGACCCTATAACTGCATTCGAGTCCCTATTTGCTATGCCTCAGCGAGTCGATCCTCTTGCTCTAGCAGCTTCTCATGGAGTTCCACACTGCCAACTTACTCATCTTGAAGATTTAGAAGAAGCTCTAGTATGGGGGCTCAATCAGAATGGCCCCGCACTGCTGCGCATTTGCACTGACCGCCGTCGCGACGCGGCACTCCGCCATCAACTACGACACCAGCTCATTGAGGATCTGTCTAGTGCTGATTCAGAATAG